A genomic region of Tissierella sp. contains the following coding sequences:
- a CDS encoding flagellar motor protein MotB has product MKTMNSKNFNKKYEVDYGGSWLITYSDMITIILCFFIVFFTFTAEEASMLETIKESLTSQVDGLNQENEKLKEEKESLYSLLLEENDIPDSADSFLNFLKENSLMESVNIIEGNKGMVIRFKDGVLFESGEASISKGGFTVLNEITEKIQNLPNLIIIEGFTDNVPIKTSEFPSNWELSVARAIGVAKFMIDDMGISEERISVSGFGEQRPIDSNDTAEGRANNRRIEITILD; this is encoded by the coding sequence ATGAAAACTATGAATTCAAAGAATTTTAATAAAAAGTATGAAGTTGATTATGGTGGATCTTGGCTTATAACTTATAGTGATATGATAACAATTATTCTGTGTTTTTTTATTGTGTTTTTTACATTTACAGCAGAAGAAGCTAGTATGCTAGAAACCATTAAAGAAAGTTTGACTTCACAAGTAGATGGCTTGAATCAAGAGAATGAAAAATTGAAGGAAGAGAAAGAATCCTTATATTCATTATTATTGGAAGAGAATGATATACCAGACTCAGCTGACAGCTTTCTAAATTTCTTGAAAGAAAACAGCCTAATGGAATCTGTAAATATAATTGAAGGCAACAAAGGTATGGTTATTCGATTTAAAGATGGTGTATTATTTGAAAGTGGAGAGGCAAGTATTTCTAAGGGAGGTTTTACTGTCCTAAATGAAATAACAGAGAAAATACAGAACTTACCTAATCTAATAATAATTGAAGGATTTACAGACAATGTTCCTATAAAAACTAGTGAATTTCCATCAAACTGGGAACTATCAGTGGCTAGAGCGATTGGAGTAGCAAAATTTATGATTGATGATATGGGTATTAGTGAAGAAAGAATATCAGTCAGTGGATTTGGTGAACAAAGGCCAATTGACTCAAACGACACAGCAGAAGGCAGAGCAAATAATAGAAGGATAGAGATAACAATATTAGATTGA
- a CDS encoding MotA/TolQ/ExbB proton channel family protein gives MDFYKKRKFDLKGKNIKIPIMAVFMAIMIQALIGTISYKMLFNLNAFQIIFAGIFISIFISFPMEVLINTVNSVKDSFTEEIDYEQTINKVYNLSIKIKKEGLLSIQSDIEYEDDIFLRDAMILLNDYKRTEVIADIMDNDIESRHMELFKPYNVMKMVANISPAFGLVGTLVGMIGLLAKLNSPQEIMGNMAYALVSTLYGSLVSNFIAFPLMARIQEQTEQRLLQYRMIKEGILLISKDDSTRNVFDKMNVMLKENKRLVYPRDYSQERDYENYEFKEF, from the coding sequence GTGGATTTTTACAAGAAAAGAAAGTTTGATTTAAAAGGGAAGAATATTAAGATTCCAATTATGGCAGTATTTATGGCAATAATGATACAAGCCCTAATTGGAACTATTTCTTATAAAATGTTATTTAATTTAAATGCATTTCAAATTATTTTTGCTGGAATTTTTATTTCTATTTTTATTAGTTTCCCAATGGAGGTATTAATAAATACTGTAAATTCAGTAAAAGATAGTTTTACTGAAGAGATTGATTATGAGCAAACAATTAACAAAGTCTATAACTTATCCATAAAAATTAAGAAGGAAGGATTACTATCTATTCAAAGTGATATAGAATATGAAGATGACATTTTTTTAAGAGATGCAATGATTTTATTGAATGATTATAAAAGGACAGAAGTAATAGCGGATATCATGGACAATGATATAGAGTCAAGACATATGGAGCTATTTAAACCCTATAATGTAATGAAAATGGTTGCCAATATATCTCCTGCTTTTGGACTTGTGGGTACTTTAGTAGGAATGATAGGTTTGCTTGCTAAGCTCAATAGTCCCCAAGAGATTATGGGTAATATGGCATATGCCCTAGTTAGTACATTATATGGGTCTCTAGTTTCCAATTTTATTGCATTTCCACTGATGGCTAGAATACAGGAACAGACAGAACAAAGATTGTTGCAATATAGAATGATTAAAGAAGGAATTCTTCTAATTTCAAAAGATGATTCAACCAGAAATGTATTTGACAAGATGAATGTAATGCTTAAGGAAAATAAACGGTTAGTCTATCCTAGGGATTACAGCCAGGAAAGGGATTATGAAAACTATGAATTCAAAGAATTTTAA
- a CDS encoding ABC transporter permease subunit, with product MTGLIKNEIKLFFSRKNIILLILSCIIVILIFRTTYERQYHKYSQQRLQELSNEIDNAAVWSARYTRRLERLKEEFPGHIKTPEAELVDQAWKDHLRNLTTLSFLWKEPVENKEKIIRVEERLDENLIEVNKMQIETGDTRLYRDIERDWNKRMILLAKYKDSGLELDINPLKPTAMYLLDDSINGRSYISVLIIALVVLLNFDIWSKDFDNETLRLIFTLPFSKTKVFNTRFITRFILTLFLVTIPIIILCSFGFHKYGSGIYRFKIINSQALYTFGRFASDNEIMQAYDIVTSVSKLAIFSGFIFVLFLFFIYAIVNFVSYISKNQQISILLSMVGIVMLSAAFLVPMEVKNSAFNLIQFIDTNSLLTGALSFSWIWACSIFFITNLIIYFINLIWINYKE from the coding sequence ATGACAGGATTAATTAAAAATGAAATTAAATTGTTTTTTTCTAGAAAAAATATTATTCTGTTGATACTATCCTGTATTATAGTGATTCTAATTTTTCGAACAACCTATGAAAGACAATATCATAAATACTCTCAGCAGCGTTTGCAAGAGTTATCCAATGAAATTGATAATGCTGCAGTATGGTCAGCGCGTTATACCAGACGTCTTGAACGGCTTAAAGAAGAATTCCCTGGGCACATAAAAACTCCAGAGGCGGAACTTGTTGATCAAGCATGGAAAGATCATTTAAGAAACTTAACAACTCTTAGTTTCTTATGGAAAGAGCCAGTTGAGAATAAGGAAAAAATCATAAGAGTTGAAGAAAGATTAGATGAAAATTTAATTGAAGTGAATAAAATGCAGATTGAAACAGGTGATACTCGTTTATATAGAGATATTGAAAGAGATTGGAATAAAAGAATGATTCTATTAGCTAAATATAAGGACTCAGGATTAGAATTAGACATTAATCCTTTAAAGCCAACAGCGATGTACCTATTAGATGATTCAATAAATGGAAGAAGCTATATAAGTGTATTAATAATAGCATTAGTTGTTCTTTTAAACTTTGATATATGGTCAAAAGACTTTGATAATGAAACATTACGCTTAATTTTCACACTTCCCTTTAGTAAGACAAAAGTCTTTAATACTAGATTTATCACCAGATTTATTTTAACATTATTTTTAGTAACGATTCCTATTATTATTCTGTGCTCTTTTGGCTTTCATAAATACGGGTCAGGAATATATAGATTTAAGATAATAAACAGTCAAGCGTTATATACTTTTGGTAGATTTGCTTCAGATAATGAAATCATGCAAGCTTATGATATAGTAACTAGTGTCAGTAAACTAGCAATTTTTAGTGGATTTATATTTGTATTGTTTTTGTTTTTTATATATGCAATAGTAAACTTTGTATCTTATATATCTAAGAATCAACAAATATCTATACTTCTTTCTATGGTAGGAATAGTTATGTTATCTGCTGCTTTTTTAGTTCCTATGGAAGTTAAAAATTCTGCATTTAACTTAATACAATTTATTGATACAAATAGTCTGTTAACAGGGGCTTTAAGCTTTTCGTGGATTTGGGCTTGTAGTATTTTTTTTATAACAAATTTAATTATATATTTTATTAATCTAATATGGATTAATTATAAGGAGTAG
- a CDS encoding ATP-grasp domain-containing protein, with translation MKIAIVTDQPRVEFLPGEEGIQEDKQHKVTMKHIKKALSDEYEVINLVMDKKLIENINEEQVDLVFNLCNGIQGESSLSQLPSMLEYEGIPYTGSAPLAHGLAYNKIFSGKIFKASNIPTPGFTYVYNTEEIENIDLKFPLLVKPKDEGSSRGIQDDSLTYDKESLMKKVEESLELYNPPIMIMEYIEGREFTVGIIGNDEDIKVLPILEIDFSKLPKGLNKIYSFEVKFNYADDTIYHIPARVDEDTRKNISETAINAFKSLGLRDYARVDIRLRDGKAYVIEINSLPGLDKNNSDICKMAYSADIEYDELIKEIVEMGLSRAN, from the coding sequence ATGAAAATTGCAATAGTGACGGATCAACCAAGAGTAGAGTTTCTTCCAGGGGAAGAAGGAATACAAGAGGATAAGCAACATAAAGTAACTATGAAACATATTAAAAAAGCATTATCAGATGAGTATGAAGTCATTAACCTAGTTATGGACAAAAAATTAATAGAAAATATTAATGAAGAACAAGTTGACCTAGTCTTTAACCTATGTAATGGAATTCAAGGGGAATCAAGTCTATCACAATTACCATCCATGTTGGAGTATGAGGGTATACCATATACGGGATCTGCACCTTTAGCTCATGGTCTGGCTTATAATAAGATATTCTCAGGAAAGATATTTAAGGCTTCAAACATACCTACACCAGGATTCACATATGTTTATAATACTGAAGAGATTGAGAATATCGACCTAAAGTTCCCGTTGCTAGTAAAACCTAAAGATGAAGGTTCAAGTAGAGGTATTCAAGATGATAGTTTAACATACGATAAAGAATCTTTGATGAAAAAGGTAGAAGAAAGCCTTGAATTATATAATCCACCTATAATGATTATGGAATATATTGAAGGCAGGGAATTTACCGTAGGAATTATAGGAAATGACGAAGATATAAAAGTACTCCCTATATTAGAGATAGACTTTTCTAAATTGCCAAAAGGGTTAAATAAAATATATAGCTTTGAAGTAAAATTCAATTATGCTGATGATACCATTTATCATATACCAGCAAGGGTAGATGAAGATACAAGAAAAAACATTTCTGAAACTGCTATCAATGCATTTAAAAGTCTTGGACTAAGGGACTATGCAAGGGTAGATATAAGGTTAAGAGATGGGAAGGCATATGTGATAGAAATTAATTCTTTACCTGGATTAGATAAAAATAATAGTGATATATGTAAGATGGCATATTCTGCAGATATAGAATATGATGAATTAATAAAAGAAATAGTAGAAATGGGACTAAGTAGAGCAAATTAA
- a CDS encoding toxin-antitoxin system HicB family antitoxin, producing MKNIDYYMNLNYKIEVVKEESEGGYVISIPELKGCITSSDDIEKGMELIEDAKWEWIKAAIESEYEIPEPNTLEKYSGQFKLRIPKSLHMDLAEQSKQEGISMNQYCLYLLSKNIAKTNKVKDHQV from the coding sequence GTGAAGAATATAGATTATTATATGAATTTAAATTATAAGATTGAAGTTGTAAAAGAAGAATCGGAAGGGGGATATGTAATATCAATACCAGAGTTAAAAGGATGCATTACATCTTCTGATGATATAGAAAAAGGCATGGAACTTATAGAAGATGCAAAATGGGAATGGATAAAAGCAGCAATAGAAAGTGAATATGAAATACCTGAACCTAATACATTAGAAAAATATTCAGGTCAATTCAAACTAAGAATTCCCAAATCCTTACACATGGATTTAGCAGAACAATCAAAGCAAGAAGGAATTAGTATGAACCAGTATTGCCTATATTTATTGAGTAAAAATATCGCTAAGACTAATAAAGTAAAAGATCACCAGGTATAG
- a CDS encoding DEAD/DEAH box helicase, producing the protein MQIEKLNLIEPIQRALKTEGYTKPTSIQIQAIPPLLEGRDLLGCAQTGTGKTAAFAIPILQGLSYEQRSSKGRKEIKALVIAPTRELAIQIGDSFRAYGRYLSLKTLVIYGGVTQHPQTRELAKGVDILVATPGRLLDLINQGFVSLKQVKYFVLDESDQMLDMGMLKDVRKIITYLPKERQTMCFSATMPDEIAKLANSILKNPVKVEITPVSSTVDIIQQEVYFVDKGNKVNLLIDLLKNKDIISALVFSRTKHGADKIVKSLEKEGLKAQAIHGNKSQNARQLALKNFKERKTRILVATDIAARGLDIAELSHVFNFDLPEVPETYVHRIGRTGRAGLGGIAISFCDFEEKSLLRDIQKLISKTIPEVKDHPYPLMDTTITPKTKSNRRPSSSKPSSSSNSKGKPPKTGKIRRERRGNEPKKNTSKKNNRWND; encoded by the coding sequence TTGCAAATAGAGAAATTAAATTTAATTGAGCCTATTCAGAGGGCTTTAAAAACTGAAGGATATACAAAACCAACTTCTATTCAAATACAGGCTATTCCTCCATTACTTGAGGGGCGAGATTTGTTAGGTTGTGCTCAAACAGGTACAGGGAAGACTGCGGCTTTTGCTATTCCTATACTTCAAGGTTTATCATACGAACAAAGATCATCAAAGGGACGAAAAGAAATAAAAGCATTGGTAATAGCACCTACTAGAGAATTAGCTATTCAAATTGGAGATAGTTTTAGGGCATATGGAAGATACCTAAGTCTTAAAACATTAGTAATATATGGTGGAGTAACTCAACATCCACAAACTAGAGAACTAGCCAAGGGAGTAGACATCTTAGTGGCAACTCCAGGTAGGCTCTTAGACTTAATAAACCAAGGATTCGTTAGTTTAAAGCAAGTTAAATATTTTGTATTGGATGAATCAGATCAGATGCTTGATATGGGAATGCTGAAGGATGTAAGAAAAATTATTACTTATCTACCTAAAGAGAGACAAACGATGTGTTTTTCAGCTACCATGCCTGATGAAATTGCAAAGCTTGCAAATTCTATTTTAAAGAATCCTGTAAAAGTAGAAATAACTCCTGTGTCATCTACAGTTGATATTATTCAGCAGGAAGTATATTTCGTAGACAAAGGAAATAAGGTAAATCTACTAATTGATTTACTAAAAAATAAGGACATTATCTCTGCTTTAGTATTTTCGAGGACAAAGCATGGAGCGGATAAAATAGTTAAATCCTTAGAAAAAGAAGGACTTAAAGCACAAGCTATTCATGGAAACAAGTCTCAAAATGCACGACAATTAGCTTTGAAAAATTTTAAAGAAAGAAAGACTAGAATACTGGTGGCCACAGATATTGCAGCTCGTGGACTGGATATTGCAGAACTTTCTCATGTGTTTAATTTTGATTTACCAGAAGTACCTGAGACTTATGTTCATAGGATTGGCCGTACAGGAAGAGCAGGGCTTGGTGGTATAGCAATTTCGTTTTGTGATTTTGAAGAGAAATCATTGCTACGTGATATTCAAAAGTTAATATCAAAAACAATACCAGAAGTGAAAGACCATCCTTATCCATTGATGGATACAACTATTACACCAAAGACAAAATCCAATAGAAGGCCTTCTTCATCCAAACCTTCATCTTCCAGTAATTCTAAAGGAAAGCCTCCTAAGACTGGCAAGATAAGAAGAGAAAGAAGAGGCAATGAGCCAAAGAAAAATACTTCTAAGAAAAACAATAGATGGAATGATTAA
- a CDS encoding helix-turn-helix transcriptional regulator → MIQITTNLTFGQKIKKARLEKNFTQSELVGDFITRNMLSKIENDAANPSLKTIEYLAYKLEKPISYFLDNSLTIDNKKKNNIELAFEHSAYLFKNKEYSNCIDYIENLLEEYDRSIDKIIYPRTLSILGRCYIHVDKLDSALKAIEECIKLLDINKDHYYLIVSYLNLSYIYFNSNQFVKSENSSRKAIEILNNSPIDSELIELKLYYVLGYSLYKQLKYNEAIPPLLYSLEISKEYDCFYNVGSIHMLLGIVYEKNNSIRKAIFHTQKSITFFDFSEKLELKWASQINLGNHYIKNGDYEEAKLCLYECLKYYEQINNLLKVNTIKTDIIEVLTKECKYMDAIDYSKKIDIDIIKDTDRASIFKNLGKCYISSNKLVEAESYLHKALEILKENERLDIIYDTLTFLAELYSLAGDFKKAYEFSNKSKEILEKSSRDNK, encoded by the coding sequence GTGATTCAAATTACAACAAATCTAACATTTGGACAAAAAATTAAAAAGGCACGATTAGAAAAGAATTTTACTCAAAGTGAGTTGGTAGGGGATTTTATTACAAGAAATATGCTAAGTAAAATAGAAAATGATGCTGCTAATCCATCATTAAAAACAATTGAATATCTTGCATACAAGTTGGAAAAGCCAATTTCCTATTTTCTTGACAATTCATTAACTATTGATAATAAAAAAAAGAATAATATTGAGTTAGCATTTGAACACTCAGCCTACTTATTTAAAAACAAAGAATATAGTAATTGTATAGATTATATAGAAAATTTATTAGAAGAGTACGACCGCTCAATAGACAAGATAATTTATCCTAGAACTTTAAGCATTCTAGGAAGATGTTATATTCATGTAGACAAACTTGATAGTGCATTAAAAGCTATTGAAGAGTGTATTAAACTACTAGATATAAATAAAGATCATTATTATCTTATTGTTTCATACTTAAATCTTAGTTACATTTATTTTAATAGCAATCAATTTGTTAAATCAGAAAATTCTTCTAGAAAAGCTATAGAGATTCTTAATAATTCCCCTATAGATAGTGAATTGATTGAACTTAAGCTGTATTATGTTTTAGGATACTCTTTATATAAGCAGCTTAAGTATAATGAAGCAATACCCCCTCTTCTATATTCTTTAGAAATATCAAAAGAATATGATTGCTTCTATAATGTTGGTAGTATTCACATGCTTTTAGGTATAGTATATGAAAAAAATAATAGTATTAGAAAAGCAATATTTCATACACAAAAATCAATTACTTTTTTTGATTTTTCAGAAAAACTCGAACTTAAGTGGGCAAGTCAAATTAACTTAGGTAATCATTATATTAAGAATGGTGATTATGAAGAGGCAAAACTATGTTTATATGAATGCCTGAAATACTATGAACAAATTAATAATCTGCTAAAAGTAAATACAATAAAAACTGATATTATAGAAGTCTTAACCAAAGAATGTAAATATATGGATGCAATTGATTACTCAAAAAAAATAGATATTGATATTATAAAAGATACTGATAGAGCTTCCATATTTAAAAACCTGGGTAAGTGCTATATATCTTCCAATAAATTAGTCGAAGCAGAAAGTTATCTTCATAAAGCTTTAGAAATATTAAAAGAGAATGAACGACTTGATATTATTTATGACACCTTAACATTTTTAGCAGAATTATATTCTTTAGCTGGTGATTTCAAGAAAGCCTATGAGTTTTCTAATAAATCGAAGGAAATACTTGAGAAATCTTCTAGAGATAATAAATAG
- a CDS encoding GNAT family N-acetyltransferase translates to MQIKNSKIVLKEKINHQDSVDISNLQNICLEKDKITLKLEIDYKLSINDKEKDVLDHINEFLYYDDNRLVGYIGICDFGGDAIEVNGMVHPKYRRRRIFTKLFSLVKNEWENRKPKRILLLSDSKSITGLGFISSLGAKHVHSEYEMFYNSHSRAFELSNNICFRKAADKDLKEISRQNSIYFDSEYDEDSTSISDEERMDGMNTYMAEIDNKIIGKVRLETISNFGGIYGLGVLPEYRGRGYGRDILTWSVKKLKETDSKEIVLQVSVSNENALNLYKSTGFEIKSKMDYFELT, encoded by the coding sequence GTGCAAATAAAGAACAGCAAAATTGTATTAAAAGAAAAAATAAACCATCAAGATTCTGTAGACATAAGCAATCTACAGAATATATGCTTGGAAAAGGATAAAATCACATTAAAGCTGGAGATTGACTACAAGCTAAGTATAAATGATAAAGAAAAAGATGTGCTAGATCATATCAATGAGTTCCTTTATTATGATGACAATCGGCTTGTTGGATATATCGGTATATGTGATTTTGGGGGAGATGCCATAGAAGTAAATGGTATGGTACACCCTAAGTATAGAAGGAGAAGGATTTTCACAAAATTATTTAGCTTGGTAAAAAATGAATGGGAAAATAGAAAACCTAAAAGGATACTTTTACTAAGCGATAGCAAGTCAATTACAGGCCTTGGGTTTATTAGTTCTTTAGGAGCTAAGCATGTTCATTCTGAGTATGAAATGTTTTATAATAGTCACAGCAGAGCTTTTGAGCTATCAAATAATATTTGTTTTAGAAAAGCTGCGGATAAGGATCTAAAAGAAATTAGCAGACAGAATTCTATATATTTTGATTCAGAATATGATGAAGATAGTACATCGATATCTGATGAAGAGAGAATGGATGGTATGAATACTTATATGGCTGAAATTGACAATAAAATAATTGGAAAAGTTAGATTAGAAACGATTTCTAATTTTGGAGGAATTTATGGTTTAGGCGTACTTCCAGAATATCGGGGAAGGGGATATGGGAGAGATATCCTTACTTGGTCAGTCAAGAAACTAAAAGAAACAGATTCAAAAGAAATAGTGCTGCAAGTATCAGTATCTAATGAAAATGCATTAAATCTTTATAAATCCACTGGATTTGAAATAAAATCGAAAATGGATTATTTTGAGTTAACTTAA
- a CDS encoding radical SAM/SPASM domain-containing protein produces MKSSKYNIFIKNDDNFLAYNSRTSALAEVSHQQYDSILKILDNPNEEYDNNLKQNLLYGGFLILDQFDELASIKHDMYKERFSSESLNLTIAPTADCNFRCPYCYEKNVLENKVMTDDVEAKIISFINSKINSIQELSITWYGGEPLLECKRIDQMSQKIIALCDKNGVKYDAGIITNGYLLTIDNFLMLVKNKVKTIQITLDGTEETHDKRRYLKNRGKTFGKIVGNLYALVDLYKEKKEELPRINIRINVDQHNKEEAFKLLKDISDSPLSKFIVLDVAAVYDPMDVEHSYTLTLKEYIGVKNDFIDLCKSEGFQISNTLFYPKRVNAACVCDRINSSVIGPDGNMYKCWEEIGDTDACIGQVGINTVMNLPERYYDYMLFDPTLLEKCSNCNILPVCMGGGCPLRRSRDKIENCEQYIENVTSSVVKSYKSITANS; encoded by the coding sequence ATGAAAAGTTCAAAATACAATATATTCATAAAAAACGATGATAATTTTCTAGCGTATAATTCTCGCACATCTGCTTTAGCGGAAGTATCACATCAACAATATGATTCAATTCTAAAAATACTAGATAACCCAAATGAAGAATATGATAATAATCTTAAGCAAAATCTGCTATATGGAGGTTTTTTGATTCTAGATCAATTTGATGAACTTGCATCTATTAAACATGATATGTATAAAGAACGATTTTCATCAGAAAGTTTAAATTTAACAATCGCTCCTACAGCAGATTGTAACTTCAGATGTCCTTATTGTTACGAAAAGAATGTTTTAGAAAACAAAGTTATGACAGATGATGTAGAAGCTAAGATTATTAGTTTTATTAACTCTAAAATAAATAGCATTCAAGAATTAAGTATTACATGGTATGGTGGTGAACCTCTTTTAGAGTGTAAGAGGATAGACCAAATGAGTCAGAAAATAATTGCCTTGTGCGATAAAAATGGAGTTAAATATGATGCTGGTATTATAACAAATGGATATTTGTTAACTATAGATAATTTTCTAATGCTTGTTAAAAATAAAGTGAAAACTATCCAAATAACATTGGATGGGACTGAAGAAACCCATGATAAGCGAAGGTATCTTAAAAATAGAGGCAAGACTTTCGGAAAGATTGTAGGTAATTTATATGCATTAGTTGATTTATACAAAGAAAAGAAGGAAGAATTACCACGCATAAATATAAGAATCAATGTTGATCAACATAATAAAGAGGAAGCATTTAAGCTATTGAAAGATATATCTGATAGTCCTTTATCCAAATTTATTGTGCTTGATGTTGCAGCTGTATATGACCCTATGGATGTTGAACACTCATATACATTAACACTTAAAGAGTATATCGGGGTTAAAAATGATTTTATTGACCTCTGTAAGTCAGAAGGATTTCAGATTAGTAATACTTTGTTTTATCCAAAGAGAGTTAATGCTGCATGTGTATGTGATAGGATTAACTCTAGTGTTATTGGGCCAGATGGAAACATGTATAAATGTTGGGAGGAAATTGGAGACACTGATGCTTGTATTGGTCAAGTAGGTATTAATACTGTAATGAATCTACCAGAACGCTATTATGATTATATGTTATTTGATCCCACATTATTAGAAAAGTGTAGTAATTGTAATATCTTACCAGTGTGTATGGGTGGAGGATGTCCATTAAGAAGAAGTCGTGATAAAATAGAAAACTGCGAACAATACATTGAAAATGTCACTAGCTCAGTAGTGAAAAGTTATAAATCAATTACAGCTAATAGTTAG
- a CDS encoding ABC transporter ATP-binding protein, with amino-acid sequence MKDILIVENLKKNFGKECIISNLSFSVKEQEIVGFLGPNGSGKSTTLKCICGLYHTNNGHIEINGHSIVNERQQALTHMGVSIEHPTLYPELSGIDHLKMMANWRGIGKQRVQEMVEFSGLGIQIKKVTSKYSMGMKMRLMLALSIMHKPKLVILDEPTNGLDPQAVFNLRRQMEFIRQEGSSILFSSHQLGEVEKIVDRVIFINKGEKLFDGPLPEDLISNAIYSVLVNELKEAIKLINSIPEINLLSFDEKDSWISFSSNEEKVLGKLIMTLSQHNIYILDIRKEHNDLESYYKKVYGDKYDRIN; translated from the coding sequence ATGAAAGATATATTAATAGTTGAGAATTTAAAGAAGAATTTTGGAAAGGAATGTATTATTTCAAACTTGAGCTTTTCAGTAAAGGAACAAGAGATAGTAGGATTTTTAGGGCCTAATGGCAGTGGTAAATCAACCACATTAAAATGTATATGTGGCTTATACCATACAAATAATGGGCATATTGAAATAAACGGTCATTCTATTGTTAATGAGAGACAACAAGCCTTAACTCATATGGGAGTCAGCATAGAACATCCTACATTATATCCAGAACTTTCAGGAATAGATCATCTGAAAATGATGGCAAACTGGCGTGGCATAGGTAAGCAAAGGGTGCAAGAAATGGTGGAGTTTAGTGGATTAGGAATACAAATAAAAAAAGTGACTAGCAAATACTCCATGGGAATGAAAATGAGGCTGATGTTAGCTCTGTCAATTATGCACAAGCCGAAATTGGTAATACTAGATGAGCCAACAAATGGATTGGATCCACAAGCTGTGTTTAATCTACGTCGGCAAATGGAATTTATCCGTCAAGAAGGATCTTCTATTTTGTTTTCTTCACATCAACTTGGTGAAGTTGAAAAGATAGTTGATCGGGTGATATTTATTAATAAAGGTGAAAAATTGTTTGATGGACCTTTACCAGAAGACTTAATATCAAATGCAATATATAGTGTATTGGTTAATGAATTAAAGGAAGCAATAAAGCTAATAAATAGTATTCCAGAAATAAATTTACTATCATTTGATGAAAAGGATTCGTGGATTTCTTTTTCATCTAATGAAGAAAAGGTTCTTGGGAAGTTGATAATGACTTTGTCGCAGCATAATATTTATATTCTCGACATAAGAAAGGAACACAATGACCTAGAAAGTTATTATAAGAAAGTGTATGGTGATAAGTATGACAGGATTAATTAA
- a CDS encoding toxin HicA: MSKWQKLLNKINSMSKDVRFSEIKKVLESYGYTANNPSSGSSHWTFRKQGKPPITIPKDEPIKLTYVKMVKDIIESEEE; the protein is encoded by the coding sequence GTGTCCAAATGGCAAAAATTATTAAATAAGATTAACAGTATGTCTAAGGATGTTCGGTTTTCAGAGATTAAAAAGGTCCTTGAGAGCTATGGATATACTGCTAATAATCCTAGTAGTGGGAGTAGCCATTGGACATTTAGAAAACAAGGGAAACCTCCTATTACTATACCTAAAGATGAACCGATAAAATTAACATATGTTAAAATGGTAAAAGATATAATTGAGAGTGAGGAGGAATGA